GGATCAAATCGTTGAGCTTTTGCGACGCTTTGGAGAGCAAATCACGGGATGAAAGATGATCTGAGGTTTCTATGATCTTATCTATCGCTTCCTTCACATGAGTTAGTTCGGAAGTATCCGTTGGCTCCAGCTGGATCAAAAACGCCATCACGTCATCGAGATTTTCCAGATAGAAGGCATCTTTCTTTTCCATCGTCATTTCTCCCTTGATGAGGTTGAGATATGAGATGGAAATCTACTGAAAGATCAGGATCGGTGATCGATTGGCGATCAAGAGCATAATCGATTTATGCCTATTTGTCCCCTAATAAATCTAGGGCGACGCTATTGGTTCACATCTCGAATGAATGAGAGGTAGTAAGGCGGTAAATTCCTCGGGATGGTTCGCAATCATGGTAACACTTTCGTAGGGCGGCACTTTATGTGCCGCCGTTTTCGGCGGGGGTAAACCCCCGCCCTACGAGATAAAGCATTACCTTAATTTATCCAGGATATAAACCATCCAAAATTCCTCTTAAGTTTCGCCGAAATGATTCCGATAGACATATATGATCGCCCTGAAATTTCTCTTCGATAACTCGAAGGAAATTTTTGCTAAAGTTTATCGCGATAGTCTCCGATATAGGATTTCGGATTTTCCAGTGTTCATCTAAGATTTATTAGGAGACATTTAATTTTTTATATTCCGGATCATCCTCCGAAAGGTTGTCTCTCCCCTCCATCGTATCGTCATATCTATCGATTTGACTAACGGTTCAGGGTATGGTAAATAGTTAAGGTAACGCTCAGACTCCTCTTATCAGGGTGATCCTGAGGATGATCACGTATGATAAGATCTATGACGTCATAGTCGTCGGGGCGGGACATGCCGGATGCGAGGCCGCCTTGGCAGCGGCGAGGATGGGGGCGGAGGTTCTGCTCCTAACGATCAGCCTCGACACCATCGCACAGATGTCCTGTAACCCCGCCATCGGCGGACTGGCGAAGGGACAACTGGTCAAGGAGATAGATGCCCTTGGCGGGGAGATGGCCAAGAATATCGATAAGACCGGCATACACTTCAGACTTCTCAACACCAAAAAGGGGCCCGCCGTCCGATCATCCAGAGCTCAGGCGGATAAAAAACTATATCACGTGGAGATGAAGCGGACGATAGAGGAACAGAAAAAGCTGGAGGTCAAACAGGAGGTGGTCGAGGATCTGATCGTGGAGGACGGCAGGGTTAAGGGAGTTATAACCAAAACGTGTGCTTTCCTGGGCAGAACGGTGATACTTACGACCGGAACCTTTCTTAAAGGGCTTATACACATAGGCGATACGTCATTCGTCGGCGGAAGGTTGGGTGAACCGTCGGCCGAAAACCTGTCGGACGCCCTGAGAAGACTCGGGTTTGAGATAGGAAGACTCAAGACCGGAACGCCGCCTAGGGTAAACGCCAAAAGCATAGACTTCAAGGCGATGACGATCCAGTATCCGGATGATCCGCCTCGTCCTTTCTCCTTCTCGACCGATAGGGTGGATCGTCCCCAGGTGCCCTGTTATCTAACCTATACCAATGAGCGCACACACGAGATCATCAGACGGAACCTCAAACGCTCGGCCCGTTTCAGCGGCAGGATAAAGAGCGTTGGGCCCAGATACTGCCCTTCCATAGAGGACAAGATAGTCAGGTTTCCCGATAAGGAACGACACCAGATATTCGTGGAGCCGGAGGGATTGGACACGTTGGAGATCTACCTCAACGGCATATCCACCTCCATGCCCGTTGACGTTCAGGTGGAGATGCTCAGGACGATACCGGGGCTGGAACGGGTCGAGATCATGCGTCCGGCCTATGCGATCGAATACGATTTCGCCCCGCCGACTCAGCTCAAACCCTCGCTGGAGACGAAACTGGTTGAGGGACTTTTCTTCGCAGGCCAGATAAACGGAACGTCAGGATACGAGGAGGCCGCCGCACAGGGGATCATCGCCGGTATAAATGCCGTG
This window of the Candidatus Poribacteria bacterium genome carries:
- the mnmG gene encoding tRNA uridine-5-carboxymethylaminomethyl(34) synthesis enzyme MnmG, translating into MRMITYDKIYDVIVVGAGHAGCEAALAAARMGAEVLLLTISLDTIAQMSCNPAIGGLAKGQLVKEIDALGGEMAKNIDKTGIHFRLLNTKKGPAVRSSRAQADKKLYHVEMKRTIEEQKKLEVKQEVVEDLIVEDGRVKGVITKTCAFLGRTVILTTGTFLKGLIHIGDTSFVGGRLGEPSAENLSDALRRLGFEIGRLKTGTPPRVNAKSIDFKAMTIQYPDDPPRPFSFSTDRVDRPQVPCYLTYTNERTHEIIRRNLKRSARFSGRIKSVGPRYCPSIEDKIVRFPDKERHQIFVEPEGLDTLEIYLNGISTSMPVDVQVEMLRTIPGLERVEIMRPAYAIEYDFAPPTQLKPSLETKLVEGLFFAGQINGTSGYEEAAAQGIIAGINAVLKIRGEEPLILDRSQAYIGVLIDDLVTKGTDEPYRMFTSRAEYRLVLREDNADLRLMEIGRRLGLIDDETYARFSMKKRLIAQEMERLQEIKLYPNPETQQIMKEMGTAPISQPMTLRDLLKRPEVSYRMIERFFPPSQEMPWQVKEQVEIQVKYEGYIRRQEEQIKQFRKMERMIIPPEFDYSKVKGISNEAREKLSRIKPRSIGQASRISGVSPADISILMIALEAWKRRMNRE